One part of the Populus alba chromosome 18, ASM523922v2, whole genome shotgun sequence genome encodes these proteins:
- the LOC118039567 gene encoding mitochondrial inner membrane protein OXA1, giving the protein MAYMRSLSSRSTILNRQYYPRFTYILHDDHHQKEKNQEQLDASAKPAITPTIYFPQRSFYTAPTAFGSLLREPNHTHFAGACLVRYMSTTTTTSAAENIDVVMDMAAPAVNEVAIAAADSFLPVAVLQHAIDAVHNFTGFNWWASIVVTTLLIRSFTLPLLINQLKATSKLSIVRPHLEEVKQRVERQGMDPTAVSEGQKEMKKLFKEHGVSPFTPLKGLFIQAPVFISFFLAITNMAEKVPSFKSGGAFWFVDLTTADDLYIFPVLTALTFLITVESNTQEGMEGNPAAGTMKNVSRALAAASVPLTMSFPKAIFCYWITSNLFSLTYGLVLKAPGVKEFLGVPKVPVAPPTTAAKSSSFDLFSAIKQLSTARKEPTPSLPIEPPKLFEHKKSSSSVITKRIRSLEKEVKGRKKNKKR; this is encoded by the exons ATGGCTTATATGCGAAGTCTCTCGAGTCGATCAACCATCTTGAATCGACAATATTATCCGCGTTTCACATACATCCTCCACGACGACCACCaccagaaggaaaaaaaccaggAACAACTTGATGCCTCCGCAAAACCAGCAATCACTCCCACTATTTACTTTCCTCAAAGATCCTTCTACACCGCTCCAACCGCTTTCGGCTCTCTTCTTCGCGAACCAAATCACACACACTTCGCCGGCGCGTGTTTAGTGCGCTACATGTCTACCACCACCACTACTTCCGCGGCTGAGAATATCGATGTGGTGATGGATATGGCGGCTCCTGCTGTGAATGAGGTTGCGATAGCTGCTGCGGATTCTTTCTTACCTGTTGCGGTTCTTCAGCATGCGATTGATGCTGTTCATAATTTTACTGGATTCAATTG gTGGGCTTCGATAGTTGTGACTACATTGCTTATAAGAAGCTTTACGCTTCCTCTTTTGATAAATCAGTTGAAAGCTACATCCAAACTCAGT ATCGTAAGACCACACTTGGAGGAGGTTAAGCAAAGGGTGGAACGTCAG GGTATGGACCCCACTGCTGTTTCTGAAGgtcaaaaagaaatgaagaagctGTTTAAGGA ACATGGTGTGAGTCCATTTACTCCACTGAAGGGGCTCTTTATTCAAGCTCCTGTCTTCATCAGCTTTTTCCTTGCT ATTACAAACATGGCAGAAAAAGTGCCATCCTTTAAAAGTGGTGGAGCATTCTGGTTCGTTGACCTCACAACTGCAGATGATTTATACATCTTTCCAGTTTTGACAGCATTAACTTTCTTGATAACAGTAGAG AGCAACACGCAAGAAGGAATGGAAGGAAATCCTGCTGCTGGCACCATGAAAAACGTTTCAAGGGCCCTTGCTGCTGCTTCAGTTCCTTTGACTATGAGTTTTCCAAAG GCTATATTTTGTTATTGGATTACATCAAACTTGTTTTCACTTACGTATGGGCTTG TGCTCAAAGCTCCTGGGGTAAAAGAATTCTTGGGTGTTCCAAAAGTACCCGTGGCACCACCAACTACTGCTGCAAAATCATCTTCCTTTGATCTGTTTTCAGCAATCAAACAACTCTCAACAGCCAGAAAGGAACCTACTCCATCCCTGCCCATTGAACCACCAAAGCTTTTTGAGCATAAAAAGTCTTCATCTTCAGTAATCACTAAAAGGATAAGAAGTTTAGAGAAAGAAGtaaagggaagaaagaaaaataagaagaggTGA